One Labrus mixtus chromosome 22, fLabMix1.1, whole genome shotgun sequence genomic window carries:
- the tbc1d30 gene encoding TBC1 domain family member 30 isoform X4, translating into MAQDNTTEAEQTGVDTRLKFTIEPSLGKNGFQQWYDALKAVARLPTGVPKEWRKRVWLTLADQYLHSISIDWDKTLRFAFNERSNPDDDSLGIQIVKDLHRTGCSSYCGQEGEQDRVVLKRVLLAYARWNKSVGYCQGFNVLAALILEVTEGDESDALKVMIYLIDKVLPESYFANNLRALSVDMAVFRDLLRLKLPRLSQHLHHLQKAANREAGGSYEPPLTNVFTMQWFLTMFATCLPAPTVLKIWDSVFFEGSEVLFRVALAIWERLGERIEYCHTADEFYSTMGCLTQEMLEHNLIDPTELMQEVYSIAVFPFPQLAELREKYTYNITPFPTSVKSNGSGGLGSWESDDDADMDDEDSMVTALGCLGPLGGLLAPELQRYQKHIKDQRSEQGNIAELSPGAVGAGGAGGGGGGGGGGGGGGARAEHQAAINSMMMERMSTDIYALKKQYTRIKRRQQQQAMQLYIRTGPETEVTTSPGVPKEHPDELNDSTDRHDDDKCPATRVLPSQLNPSSTVINHLLLGRKQRGGSSRLASTNVSTLPGSRPASLSQNQGSPGRQRCGSTPYNCTASPGSPGGGMGSPWRAHVRVHRRNIARARAQLGFGDSEEREDEEEDAGLEGEERKFKEDKDDEEQKCKIEFSEPPSTDPSGAGSGNEEALQVADGINDAEVAEVVVQLDSLDLENQTNLTSINNTDAHHTLPESKPEPKVPLLPPPPASNRHKDSDSSGSERSTASDRHFSSIALPPPSHSLNIPSSSPSTMSPSTSPVPTSTSLELSCSSSPTPSPTPTPSSTSGLPSSTSANDLFSLPLPESSTFYKTSSPSTPSLSSISSSSGSHMSSSPSTPAFQSNGTITLKQQVFSPFPSVKQPRKSAAARNLGLYGPTSRTPTVHFPQLSRNLNRSSGAGTIGRR; encoded by the exons GTCTGGCTGACTCTAGCAGACCAGTACCTCCACAGTATCTCCATCGACTGGGACAAGACGCTTCGTTTCGCCTTTAACGAGCGCAGCAACCCGGACGACGACTCCCTCGGCATCCAAATCGTCAAG GACCTGCACAGGACGGGCTGCAGTTCTTACTGTGGCCAGGAGGGGGAGCAGGACAGGGTGGTGCTGAAGAGGGTGCTGCTTGCGTACGCCCGCTGGAATAAATCTGTGGGCTACTGCCAAGGATTCAATGTGCTGGCTGCACTTATCCTGGAAGTTACTGAGGGCGATGAGAGCGATGCACTTAAG GTGATGATCTATCTGATTGACAAAGTGCTACCAGAGAGTTATTTTGCCAACAACCTGCGAGCTTTGTcag TGGACATGGCCGTGTTCAGAGACCTGCTGCGTCTGAAGCTGCCCCGACTCTCCCAGCATCTCCACCATCTCCAGAAAGCTGCAAACCGAGAGGCCGGAG gCAGCTACGAGCCTCCGCTGACCAACGTGTTCACCATGCAGTGGTTCCTCACCATGTTCGCCACCTGCCTGCCTGCGCCCACCGTCCTGAAGATCTGGGACTCGGTGTTCTTCGAGGGTTCAGAGGTGCTGTTCAGAGTCGCCCTCGCCATCTGGGAGAGACTGGGAGA GAGGATCGAGTACTGTCACACAGCCGACGAGTTCTACAGCACGATGGGTTGTCTCACTCAGGAGATGCTGGAGCACAACCTCATCGATCCCACCGAACTCATGCAG GAGGTTTACTCCATCGCCGTGTTTCCGTTCCCTCAGCTGGCCGAGCTGAGAGAGAAGTACACCTACAACATCACTCCTTTCCCGACCTCGGTCAAATCCAACGGCAG TGGCGGTCTGGGCAGCTGGGAGAGCGACGACGATGCCGACATGGACGACGAAGACTCGATGGTGACGGCGCTCGGTTGCCTGGGTCCCCTGGGCGGCCTGCTGGCCCCCGAGCTGCAGCGCTACCAGAAACATATCAAAG ACCAGCGATCGGAGCAGGGGAACATCGCAGAGCTGAGCCCGGGAGCAGTGGGGGCTGGAGGggcaggaggtggaggaggagggggaggaggaggaggaggaggaggggccaggGCAGAGCATCAAGCAGCGATCAACAGCATGATGATGGAGAGGATGAGCACGGACATCTACGCCCTGAAGAAGCAATACACCCGCATCAAgaggcggcagcagcagcaggccatGCAGCTCTACATCCGCACAG GACCTGAAACTGAAGTGACCACAAGTCCCGGGGTTCCTAAGGAGCATCCAGACGAACTCAACGACAGTACTGACCGCCACGATGATG ACAAGTGCCCCGCCACCCGAGTACTGCCCTCCCAGCTCAACCCGTCCAGCACAGTAATCAACCACCTCCTTCTGGGTCGCAAACAACGTGGTGGAAGCTCAAGACTCGCATCAACTAACGTCTCAACGCTCCCTGGGTCCCGACCTGCTTCTCTGTCGCAGAATCAGGGCTCTCCGGGCAGGCAGCGCTGCGGATCAACTCCTTACAACTGCACTGCGTCTCCTGGCAGCCCTGGAGGAGGCATGGGGTCGCCCTGGCGTGCTCATGTCCGGGTGCATCGAAGGAATATTGCCAGAGCCCGAGCACAGCTGGGGTTCGGAGACTCGGAGGAAagggaagatgaggaggaagacgCAGGATTggagggtgaagagagaaagttCAAAGAAGATAAAGATGATGAGgagcagaaatgcaaaattgaATTCTCTGAGCCTCCATCTACAGATCCATCGGGTGCAGGGTCAGGAAATGAAGAGGCTCTGCAGGTTGCTGATGGGATAAATGATGCAGAAGTTGCTGAGGTAGTTGTGCAACTGGACTCCCTGGATCTAGAGAACCAAACAAATCTGACCTCCATCAACAACACAGATGCACATCACACTTTACCAGAGTCCAAACCTGAACCCAAagtccctcttcttcctcctccgccAGCCTCAAACCGGCACAAAGATTCTGATTCCTCAGGTTCAGAAAGAAGCACTGCCTCTGACAGACACTTTTCCTCCATTGCTTTACCTCCACCCAGCCACTCCCTCAACATCCCTTCTTCCTCACCCTCCACCATGAGTCCGTCCACATCACCAGTCCCTACATCGACTTCTCTGGAATTGTCCTGCTCGTCCTCTCCAACACCATCACCCACCCCGACACCAAGCTCTACATCCGGCCTCCCGTCATCCACTTCAGCCAATGacctcttctccctccctcttccagAATCCTCAACTTTTTACAAAACGTCCTCTCCCTCAACTCCCTCACTTTCTTCTATCTCCTCATCGTCTGGGTCGCATATGTCATCCTCCCCCTCTACCCCAGCGTTCCAGTCCAATGGCACCATCACTCTGAAACAGCAGGTCTTTTCCCCATTCCCGAGTGTCAAGCAGCCAAGGAAGTCGGCAGCAGCAAGAAATCTTGGTCTCTATGGTCCTACATCCAGAACCCCTACAGTTCATTTCCCTCAACTCAGCCGTAACCTAAACCGTAGTAGTGGTGCTGGAACCATCGGAAGGAGATAA